One window of the Rhodohalobacter sp. SW132 genome contains the following:
- a CDS encoding aminodeoxychorismate/anthranilate synthase component II codes for MILIIDNYDSFTYNLVHIVAEVTDDYRVIRNDDMTVEEIRNLAPDKILISPGPGRPEDAGITESVIRELGKEIPILGVCLGHQAIGQVFGAKVVHAPSLMHGKTSVIEHDGLSVFETVDENFTATRYHSLSLDSDSIPGDHLTITARTPDGVIMGVRHREFPIEGIQFHPESILTTEGPKIVKNWLKLTYKKALT; via the coding sequence ATGATTTTAATTATTGATAACTACGACTCGTTTACCTATAACCTGGTGCATATCGTGGCAGAGGTAACGGATGATTACCGTGTGATACGGAATGATGACATGACGGTTGAAGAGATCCGAAATCTCGCTCCGGATAAAATTCTGATCTCACCGGGTCCGGGCCGTCCGGAAGATGCCGGAATTACAGAATCAGTCATTCGTGAACTTGGAAAAGAGATTCCGATCCTGGGAGTTTGTCTGGGTCACCAGGCCATTGGTCAGGTTTTTGGAGCAAAAGTAGTTCATGCTCCCAGCCTGATGCACGGAAAAACCTCAGTCATTGAACACGACGGTTTGTCGGTTTTCGAAACTGTTGATGAAAACTTTACAGCCACCCGGTATCATTCACTTTCGCTTGATTCCGATTCTATACCTGGGGATCATCTTACGATCACAGCCCGCACACCGGACGGAGTAATCATGGGAGTGAGGCACCGGGAGTTTCCGATTGAGGGGATACAGTTTCATCCTGAAAGTATCCTCACTACGGAGGGTCCCAAGATTGTAAAAAACTGGCTGAAGCTGACGTATAAAAAAGCGTTAACCTGA
- the trpS gene encoding tryptophan--tRNA ligase — protein sequence MTQKKTILSGIQPSGKLHIGNYFGAMRQHITMQDKGDAFYFLANYHSLTSVSDGKTLTDYTMDVILDYLALGLDPEKCTFFAQSDVPQTTELAWILGTLTPVSLMEKGVAYKDKVANGLNPNIGLFTYPILQAADILIYHSDIVPVGEDQKQNIEITRDLAGKLNRNYEQDLLKIPEELIVKSVATVPGVDGRKMSKSYGNTIDIFDEGKSLKKTVMSIQTDSTALEDPKNPETCNVFALIKLFADDDTIEEIAEKYRGGGYGYGHAKKELLGLIEEYYADARNRRKELAADPGYLHDVLREGGNKARERAEQVMEPIRSATGLYRSFNY from the coding sequence ATGACCCAAAAGAAAACAATTTTATCCGGCATTCAGCCATCTGGTAAACTTCATATTGGAAACTATTTCGGTGCGATGCGTCAGCATATCACGATGCAGGATAAGGGTGATGCGTTCTATTTTCTGGCAAACTACCACTCGCTGACATCGGTAAGTGACGGTAAAACGCTCACTGACTACACCATGGACGTTATTTTGGATTATCTGGCACTGGGACTTGATCCGGAAAAGTGTACCTTTTTTGCCCAGTCTGATGTTCCACAAACCACCGAGCTCGCCTGGATTCTGGGCACATTAACGCCCGTTTCGCTGATGGAAAAAGGAGTCGCCTATAAAGATAAAGTAGCGAACGGACTCAACCCGAATATCGGTTTGTTTACATACCCGATACTGCAGGCTGCGGATATCCTGATCTATCACTCCGATATTGTGCCGGTGGGTGAAGATCAGAAACAGAATATTGAAATTACGCGTGATCTGGCCGGTAAGCTGAACCGAAACTATGAACAGGATCTTTTGAAAATCCCGGAAGAACTTATCGTAAAATCGGTGGCAACGGTGCCGGGAGTGGACGGACGTAAAATGAGTAAATCGTATGGCAACACTATTGATATTTTTGATGAAGGGAAATCCCTCAAGAAAACGGTGATGTCGATTCAGACCGATTCCACAGCTCTTGAAGATCCCAAGAACCCGGAGACGTGCAACGTGTTTGCACTCATAAAACTTTTTGCGGATGATGATACGATTGAAGAGATCGCCGAAAAGTATCGCGGCGGCGGGTATGGGTACGGCCATGCAAAAAAGGAACTTCTGGGACTGATTGAAGAATATTACGCGGATGCACGGAATCGGAGGAAAGAACTTGCTGCTGATCCCGGTTATCTTCACGATGTTCTCAGGGAAGGTGGCAACAAAGCCAGGGAACGCGCCGAGCAGGTGATGGAGCCGATCCGATCAGCTACGGGTCTTTACCGTAGTTTCAATTATTAA
- the tpiA gene encoding triose-phosphate isomerase — protein MTKFLIAGNWKMNLGPTDAAALAGELSKKWPSGSFSNDVVVSPTAISVPAVVDALKGTDIAVSVQNVHTEDSGAFTGEISTPMVKDAGCKYVIIGHSERREYFGETDELVASKAKKVIADGLRAIVCVGEKLEERKDGSQQKVVKKQLDGVLSAIDSSDSKNFVIAYEPVWAIGTGETASPEQAQEMHNYIRSVVADRWDETASKNVRILYGGSMKPANAEELLSQDDVDGGLIGGASLKADSFSELIEIAESLSK, from the coding sequence ATGACAAAATTTTTGATAGCCGGTAACTGGAAAATGAATCTCGGACCGACAGATGCCGCTGCACTGGCCGGTGAACTTTCAAAAAAATGGCCATCAGGCTCGTTTTCGAATGATGTGGTGGTTTCACCGACCGCCATTTCAGTTCCCGCCGTAGTGGATGCGCTGAAGGGAACGGATATCGCCGTATCTGTTCAGAATGTACACACTGAAGATAGCGGAGCGTTTACCGGTGAAATCAGCACACCCATGGTGAAAGATGCCGGCTGTAAGTATGTGATTATCGGCCACTCCGAACGGCGCGAATATTTTGGCGAGACCGATGAGCTGGTAGCATCAAAAGCTAAAAAAGTGATTGCCGACGGCCTTCGTGCTATTGTATGTGTTGGTGAAAAACTGGAAGAGAGAAAAGATGGATCTCAGCAGAAAGTGGTGAAAAAACAGCTCGACGGAGTGCTCAGCGCAATCGACAGCTCAGATTCCAAAAACTTTGTAATTGCTTATGAGCCGGTTTGGGCGATTGGAACGGGTGAAACCGCATCACCTGAACAGGCGCAGGAAATGCACAACTATATCCGTTCTGTTGTGGCGGATCGATGGGATGAAACGGCAAGCAAAAATGTCCGGATTCTGTATGGCGGCAGTATGAAACCGGCCAACGCAGAAGAGCTGCTGTCTCAGGATGATGTGGATGGCGGATTGATCGGCGGGGCGAGCCTGAAGGCAGATTCCTTTTCTGAACTAATCGAGATTGCAGAATCCCTTTCTAAATAA
- a CDS encoding acyl-CoA reductase, giving the protein MQFFDRSGGVMNLQIKQRINKLQDAIDRWLSPGNDHLREAIDRSVKEGFFSFPDIKYQIQALKKSIKRGELIRWAEQANHTEWISEKKKVLCLHAGNLPLVGVQDILAVALSGHHYIGKISRKDPYLPQTLLNSLKNDGLISGRWSVELPDLKGERADALLFSGSVHSVDDLLEKLSELDIADNKTPQLMRTAHFSIACIEDNSSETMHHLADAVFRYGGKGCRSVAMVVAPFSLNSSKCEFTDYVESFWLKNPQHEKPSGSLYYRYAYNKAAGIEQAWLDDFLIEETEHEPTEPFILHWVQGDRNKAAELANKYRQRLQTVYVTDPSAKIENAPVEPELMRDAQNPPIWWKPDGQDPLKWLIELK; this is encoded by the coding sequence ATGCAATTTTTTGATCGATCGGGAGGTGTGATGAATCTGCAGATTAAACAGAGAATTAATAAACTTCAGGATGCGATCGATCGATGGCTATCACCGGGAAATGATCATCTCAGGGAAGCGATTGACCGAAGTGTGAAGGAAGGGTTTTTTAGTTTTCCCGATATCAAATATCAAATTCAGGCCCTCAAAAAATCAATTAAACGAGGGGAACTGATTCGATGGGCAGAGCAGGCTAACCACACAGAATGGATATCAGAGAAAAAAAAAGTGCTCTGTCTGCATGCGGGAAATCTTCCGCTGGTAGGTGTGCAGGATATCCTTGCAGTGGCACTAAGTGGTCATCACTACATTGGGAAAATCTCGAGGAAAGATCCGTACCTGCCGCAAACGCTGCTCAATAGTTTAAAAAATGACGGGCTGATATCGGGACGCTGGTCAGTGGAACTGCCGGACCTGAAAGGGGAGAGGGCAGATGCACTTCTTTTTTCCGGATCGGTACATTCAGTTGACGATCTGCTTGAAAAACTGTCAGAGCTTGATATTGCAGATAATAAAACTCCACAATTGATGCGAACCGCCCACTTTTCAATCGCCTGTATTGAAGATAATAGCAGCGAGACGATGCATCACCTTGCGGATGCGGTGTTTCGGTATGGCGGGAAAGGGTGCAGGTCGGTGGCAATGGTTGTGGCTCCATTTTCGCTGAACAGCAGCAAGTGTGAATTCACCGATTATGTGGAATCGTTCTGGCTGAAAAATCCGCAGCACGAAAAACCATCGGGATCGCTTTATTACCGCTATGCATACAACAAAGCGGCCGGAATTGAGCAAGCCTGGCTGGATGATTTTTTAATTGAAGAGACCGAACATGAACCGACGGAGCCGTTCATCCTGCACTGGGTTCAGGGCGACCGCAACAAGGCCGCTGAACTTGCAAACAAGTATCGCCAGAGATTGCAAACGGTTTACGTTACAGATCCATCAGCTAAAATAGAGAACGCCCCGGTTGAACCGGAACTAATGAGAGATGCCCAGAATCCACCGATCTGGTGGAAACCCGACGGCCAAGATCCCCTGAAATGGCTGATAGAATTGAAATAA
- the trpD gene encoding anthranilate phosphoribosyltransferase, with translation MFTTYLEKISAHENLTSAEASHALKMIVDGMVSDEEVAGFLVGMRMKGESLEELTAFVKVMREASTKVDVDTTGAVDLCGTGGDKSGTFNISTAAMFVVAGAGVPVLKHGNRSVSSKSGSYDVLETLGAVPHLQKAEVEKLFEETGMAFMFAPNFHPAMKYVMPARKSLKIRTFFNMLGPLLNPAGVQHQVIGAFSTEAAAMMIQILANLDTKSAFTLSAHDGLDEISLSSQTEIFELKSNLSGNSTTFDPGSLGYSKVEFRELLGGDADYNAEIIINIVKGNASQAQRNIVELNAAFAIHAAGAAGTLEEAVEMASESISSGSAANKLEQFINASMRLA, from the coding sequence ATGTTTACAACATATCTTGAGAAAATTTCTGCACACGAAAATTTAACATCAGCGGAAGCTTCTCATGCGCTGAAAATGATTGTTGACGGCATGGTTTCGGATGAGGAAGTTGCCGGTTTTTTAGTGGGTATGCGAATGAAAGGGGAGAGCTTAGAAGAACTAACCGCTTTCGTTAAGGTGATGCGGGAAGCTTCAACAAAAGTGGATGTAGATACAACCGGAGCCGTTGATCTTTGCGGAACCGGCGGAGATAAATCGGGAACGTTTAATATCTCCACTGCAGCGATGTTTGTTGTAGCGGGTGCCGGTGTGCCGGTTCTGAAACACGGCAACCGGAGCGTATCAAGTAAAAGCGGAAGTTATGATGTGCTGGAAACTCTTGGAGCGGTTCCCCATCTGCAAAAAGCGGAAGTAGAAAAACTATTTGAAGAAACGGGAATGGCCTTTATGTTTGCTCCCAATTTTCATCCAGCAATGAAGTATGTGATGCCGGCCCGGAAATCGTTGAAAATCCGTACCTTTTTCAATATGCTTGGACCGCTGCTCAATCCGGCCGGTGTTCAGCACCAGGTGATTGGAGCGTTTAGCACAGAAGCAGCGGCGATGATGATTCAGATTCTCGCAAACCTCGATACAAAATCAGCGTTCACATTAAGTGCTCACGACGGGTTGGATGAAATAAGCCTGTCCTCACAAACAGAAATATTCGAGCTCAAATCCAATCTTAGCGGGAATTCAACGACCTTTGATCCCGGGAGTCTCGGTTATAGTAAAGTCGAATTCAGGGAACTTCTGGGCGGAGATGCTGACTATAATGCGGAAATCATCATTAATATTGTAAAAGGAAATGCATCACAGGCGCAGAGAAATATTGTTGAACTAAATGCTGCTTTTGCAATTCATGCAGCCGGTGCCGCCGGAACGCTGGAAGAAGCGGTAGAAATGGCTTCGGAAAGTATCAGCTCTGGAAGTGCGGCCAATAAACTGGAACAATTTATTAATGCGTCAATGAGGCTGGCATAA
- the trpE gene encoding anthranilate synthase component I translates to MTFNTFKELAESYSAIPVSRRMLADILTPVSLFLTISNDAKYPFLFESVEGGERLARYSFLGKNPYQILRFDGESVTLQQKDNEPVLLNENYFDALERLTTQHSEPQIPELPRLTGGAVGFSSYDTIREVEHLPNPPENDVALPEAIWSFYDEVFAFDHVKQQVVLMKTVFVDEETDLEKAYESAQESLDRMEQSATAARPKSKPFHLDADKLSSNVERDRFHSMVKRAKEYIYEGDIFQVVLSQRFEVPFEGDRFTLYRALRMVNPSPYLFFLDFGDFSLVGSSPEVLVRVTESEVRLLPIAGTRPRGKSHEEDLQLEDDLKKDPKEIAEHIMLVDLGRNDLSRVCKSGTVKLERNQSIERFSHVMHIVSDVVGEIEPSKTSVHALKNCFPAGTVSGAPKIRAMQIIDELEPTKRGPYAGAVGYFDFSGNMDTCIAIRTMVVTGDSVYIQAGAGIVADSDPETEYQETKSKAGALVEALSLALEITK, encoded by the coding sequence ATGACGTTTAACACATTTAAGGAGCTGGCTGAATCGTATTCGGCAATCCCCGTTTCGCGACGGATGCTGGCCGATATTCTTACCCCGGTATCTCTGTTTTTAACGATCAGTAACGATGCTAAATACCCATTTTTGTTTGAATCTGTGGAGGGCGGTGAACGTCTTGCCCGCTACTCATTCCTGGGAAAAAATCCCTACCAGATTCTCCGTTTTGATGGCGAATCGGTCACGCTTCAGCAAAAAGACAACGAGCCGGTACTTCTGAATGAGAACTATTTTGATGCCCTGGAACGCCTCACCACACAGCATTCCGAACCTCAGATTCCGGAACTTCCCCGTCTGACCGGCGGCGCTGTTGGCTTCTCTTCATATGATACTATTCGCGAGGTGGAGCATCTGCCAAATCCACCTGAAAATGACGTCGCATTGCCCGAGGCAATCTGGTCATTTTACGACGAAGTTTTCGCATTTGATCATGTGAAACAGCAGGTGGTTCTGATGAAGACGGTATTTGTGGATGAAGAAACCGATCTCGAAAAAGCTTACGAATCTGCCCAGGAATCGCTGGACAGAATGGAGCAGTCAGCGACAGCGGCACGCCCAAAATCTAAACCGTTTCATCTTGATGCGGATAAACTGAGCAGCAATGTAGAGCGTGACCGGTTCCACTCCATGGTGAAACGGGCCAAAGAATATATTTATGAAGGAGACATCTTCCAGGTTGTTCTTTCTCAGCGTTTTGAAGTCCCGTTTGAGGGCGATCGTTTTACGCTCTATCGCGCATTGCGAATGGTAAATCCATCACCGTACCTTTTCTTTCTCGATTTTGGCGATTTTTCACTGGTTGGATCTTCCCCGGAAGTGCTTGTTCGTGTTACGGAAAGCGAGGTTCGTCTGCTGCCGATTGCCGGAACGCGTCCGCGCGGTAAATCTCATGAAGAGGATCTGCAGCTTGAGGATGATCTGAAAAAAGATCCCAAAGAGATAGCTGAACACATTATGCTGGTTGACCTGGGACGAAATGACTTGTCACGCGTTTGCAAATCGGGAACGGTTAAACTGGAGCGAAATCAATCCATCGAGCGGTTTTCACACGTGATGCATATCGTTTCTGATGTTGTCGGTGAGATTGAGCCGTCAAAAACATCCGTTCACGCATTAAAGAACTGTTTTCCAGCAGGAACGGTCAGCGGCGCTCCAAAGATTCGTGCCATGCAGATTATTGATGAACTGGAGCCAACAAAACGCGGTCCCTACGCCGGTGCTGTTGGTTATTTTGACTTTTCCGGAAACATGGACACTTGCATTGCAATCCGGACGATGGTGGTTACCGGCGATTCGGTCTATATTCAGGCCGGAGCGGGAATTGTGGCCGATAGTGATCCGGAAACGGAGTACCAGGAAACGAAAAGTAAAGCCGGTGCGCTTGTAGAAGCACTCAGCCTGGCACTTGAAATCACAAAATAA
- the trpC gene encoding indole-3-glycerol phosphate synthase TrpC — translation MASILDEIVHKTQHDLNRRKRDVSLKELESFAGFEKQRRSLVDALSVEGEVSIIAEVKKGSPSKGIIRQDFNPKKIAEQYISGGAAAISVLTDEPFFMGSPRYLAEIAEISPVPLLRKDFLVDPYQIKEAAAIGADAVLLIATICEGSQLSELLAATKEFGLEALVECYHEEEVDSLNWKEIDILGVNNRDLKTFTVDLHRGVELLKKAPESVIKVSESGLKTAADLAVLHNNGIDAALIGEQFMRQDNPGDALKKMIEETKKLTQI, via the coding sequence ATGGCAAGTATACTCGATGAGATTGTACACAAAACGCAACATGATCTGAACCGAAGAAAGCGTGACGTTTCGCTCAAAGAACTTGAATCGTTTGCCGGATTTGAAAAACAGCGCCGATCCCTTGTCGATGCTCTTTCAGTTGAAGGTGAAGTTTCTATCATTGCAGAAGTGAAAAAAGGGTCGCCGTCAAAAGGAATTATCCGTCAGGATTTCAACCCGAAAAAGATAGCCGAACAATATATCAGCGGGGGAGCTGCCGCAATTTCTGTGCTTACAGACGAACCGTTTTTCATGGGATCACCCAGGTACCTGGCCGAGATTGCAGAAATCAGTCCGGTACCTCTGCTGAGAAAAGATTTTCTGGTAGATCCCTATCAGATTAAAGAAGCGGCCGCAATCGGGGCAGATGCGGTTCTTTTGATTGCAACGATTTGTGAAGGCTCACAACTGTCTGAGTTGCTGGCTGCCACAAAAGAGTTTGGCCTTGAAGCGCTGGTCGAATGCTATCATGAAGAAGAAGTGGATTCTCTCAACTGGAAAGAAATTGATATTCTGGGCGTAAATAACCGGGACCTGAAAACGTTTACCGTTGATCTGCACAGAGGAGTTGAGCTTCTGAAAAAAGCTCCAGAAAGTGTTATCAAAGTGTCTGAAAGCGGATTGAAAACGGCAGCGGACCTCGCAGTGCTTCACAATAACGGGATCGACGCCGCATTGATTGGCGAGCAGTTTATGCGTCAGGATAATCCCGGAGATGCACTCAAGAAAATGATCGAAGAAACTAAAAAACTGACTCAAATTTAA
- the purD gene encoding phosphoribosylamine--glycine ligase yields the protein MEKINVLLIGSGGRESAIAWKLSRSELLDTLYIAPGNPGTEPYGTNISLDTDDFVTVEKKVKELGIELVIVGPEQPLVDGIEDTLSEKGIPVFGPSAAAAQLEGSKSFAKEFMKQYGIPTADYQTFEIDQFDKASEYIKQKNRYPVVLKADGLAGGKGVFICENQQEVEKRLSQLSEDENLKSAAATLVVEEFMEGEEASVFVISDGESFRVIHNAQDHKRIGEGDTGLNTGGMGAYAPAPLVTDSLKQRIDDEITRPTIEGMKASGHPYKGILYIGLMMTEDGPKVVEYNCRFGDPECQVILPPLKNDLLKLMISATRGEIDTEPELVIHSDYFCTVVLASGGYPGPYKKGLEISGADQMDDRALLFHAGTANKDGKLVTNGGRVLNVVGRGKTLKQAIDHAYTNVEKVTFKDCYYRRDIGKKGLKKLA from the coding sequence ATGGAAAAAATCAATGTTTTGCTGATAGGAAGCGGTGGGCGTGAAAGTGCCATCGCCTGGAAATTATCACGATCTGAGCTGCTTGATACTCTCTATATCGCTCCGGGAAATCCTGGCACCGAGCCGTACGGCACCAATATTTCACTCGATACAGACGATTTTGTAACCGTTGAGAAAAAAGTGAAGGAGCTCGGCATTGAGCTCGTCATCGTTGGGCCGGAACAGCCGCTGGTTGATGGTATTGAAGATACTCTTTCCGAAAAAGGAATCCCCGTATTTGGCCCGTCAGCCGCTGCGGCACAGCTTGAGGGGAGTAAGTCGTTTGCGAAGGAGTTCATGAAGCAATACGGAATTCCAACAGCAGATTATCAAACATTTGAGATCGACCAGTTTGATAAGGCTTCTGAATACATCAAACAAAAAAACCGGTACCCGGTTGTGCTGAAAGCAGATGGTCTGGCAGGCGGAAAAGGTGTGTTCATCTGCGAAAATCAGCAGGAAGTAGAGAAACGGCTTTCTCAGCTTTCTGAGGATGAAAACCTGAAATCTGCCGCAGCCACACTGGTTGTTGAAGAGTTTATGGAAGGAGAAGAGGCGTCCGTTTTTGTGATATCAGACGGCGAATCGTTTCGGGTGATCCACAACGCGCAGGATCATAAACGAATCGGAGAAGGAGATACCGGTTTGAATACCGGCGGTATGGGAGCCTACGCACCCGCTCCGCTTGTAACCGATTCACTCAAACAAAGAATCGATGATGAGATCACACGTCCCACGATTGAGGGGATGAAAGCTTCAGGACATCCATATAAAGGAATCCTGTATATCGGGCTGATGATGACAGAAGATGGCCCAAAAGTGGTGGAATATAACTGCAGATTTGGTGATCCGGAGTGCCAGGTAATATTACCGCCTCTGAAAAACGACCTGCTTAAACTGATGATTTCCGCAACACGGGGAGAAATTGATACTGAGCCGGAACTTGTGATCCACAGCGATTACTTTTGTACCGTTGTTTTGGCAAGCGGAGGATATCCCGGGCCGTATAAAAAAGGACTGGAAATCAGCGGAGCGGACCAGATGGATGATCGTGCCCTGTTATTTCATGCCGGTACAGCGAATAAAGACGGCAAGCTTGTAACCAATGGCGGACGTGTTCTGAACGTTGTTGGCCGCGGGAAAACACTAAAACAGGCGATCGATCACGCCTATACGAATGTGGAAAAGGTTACGTTCAAAGATTGTTATTATCGAAGGGATATCGGTAAAAAAGGTCTGAAAAAGCTTGCTTAA